From Neosynechococcus sphagnicola sy1, the proteins below share one genomic window:
- a CDS encoding IS5 family transposase, giving the protein MSKAYPSNLSQAQFELLNDLIPEPKFGGRPRSVDMWDVLNAIFYVLVEGVRWRGLPGDFPAWQTVYTYFRQWRKDGTWVRMHDRLRECTRIEQERHRSPSEAIIDSQSVK; this is encoded by the coding sequence ATGAGTAAAGCTTACCCCAGTAATTTGTCTCAAGCCCAATTTGAACTACTCAACGACTTGATACCCGAGCCGAAATTCGGTGGTCGTCCTCGTAGCGTCGATATGTGGGATGTTCTGAACGCCATTTTCTATGTTTTGGTGGAGGGAGTGCGATGGCGAGGGTTGCCAGGGGATTTTCCGGCATGGCAAACCGTATACACCTACTTTCGTCAGTGGCGCAAAGATGGAACCTGGGTGCGGATGCACGACCGATTGCGAGAGTGTACCCGAATTGAACAGGAGCGTCATCGCAGCCCGTCGGAAGCGATTATCGACAGTCAAAGTGTCAAA